One stretch of Legionella birminghamensis DNA includes these proteins:
- a CDS encoding adenylate/guanylate cyclase domain-containing protein encodes MQITVANGFIYLIRFIKLLLTVALILILVSFLSQFISNPKAYPVLMKLNQFTDFHTSGLIAFIKKTVPYRFSGTDFSQIILAALISGVMHVLSVIQDKLILKISHLRERIQYQKWRKMIHERIPREQMREVDEKFSQLNSSLSASERKKMLREFATLKSKLDAMGQHLAFLSIDVVDSTGMKRNEDKYLAAYDFDRYNELVIQCLKECNVVKYAMTPDGIMSCFQKMDEAVAAAKMLLDRLVDFNQNTKQIKREFHIRCGINGGFVYIDEDTPLEQVSDRAIDIAGHMQKHAKPDTINIAGSAIEPLKNRQGFTETRNIIDEQKVYEWVKES; translated from the coding sequence ATGCAGATCACCGTTGCAAATGGATTTATCTATCTCATCCGGTTTATTAAGCTGCTTTTAACTGTGGCGCTCATCCTCATTTTAGTTTCCTTCCTCAGTCAATTTATATCAAATCCCAAAGCCTATCCTGTCTTAATGAAACTGAACCAGTTCACTGATTTCCATACCTCGGGATTAATTGCATTTATAAAAAAAACAGTCCCCTACCGTTTTTCCGGTACGGATTTCAGTCAGATTATCCTTGCAGCATTGATTTCAGGCGTTATGCATGTATTAAGTGTTATCCAGGACAAGCTAATTCTTAAAATCAGTCATCTACGTGAGCGCATTCAATACCAGAAATGGCGAAAAATGATCCATGAACGTATTCCCAGGGAGCAAATGCGAGAAGTGGATGAGAAATTTTCTCAATTAAACTCCTCACTCTCAGCGTCCGAACGAAAAAAAATGCTTAGGGAATTCGCTACGCTTAAAAGTAAACTGGATGCAATGGGACAGCATTTGGCATTTTTATCCATTGATGTGGTGGATTCAACCGGTATGAAGCGAAATGAAGATAAATACCTGGCTGCCTATGATTTTGATCGCTATAACGAGCTGGTCATCCAATGCCTCAAAGAATGTAATGTGGTTAAATACGCGATGACCCCGGATGGTATTATGAGTTGTTTTCAAAAAATGGATGAAGCAGTAGCTGCTGCAAAGATGCTTCTCGATAGGCTAGTCGACTTTAATCAGAATACCAAACAAATTAAACGGGAATTTCATATACGTTGCGGTATAAACGGCGGCTTTGTCTATATTGATGAAGATACCCCTTTGGAACAGGTAAGCGATAGGGCTATCGATATAGCCGGGCATATGCAAAAACATGCCAAGCCTGATACAATAAACATTGCAGGTTCGGCAATCGAGCCATTAAAAAACAGGCAGGGATTTACCGAAACCCGCAATATTATTGACGAACAGAAAGTCTATGAATGGGTAAAGGAAAGCTAA
- a CDS encoding SGNH/GDSL hydrolase family protein: MNILCHCLIIICFLFPSYVLANPVIHHLIVFGDSLSDQGYSKYGGFNRYSNGPVWPEYFIHNYPGLQLEDYAWGGAKTDSGNYNGMNWSGLQWQIDRYHPANDPSHSLIVIWCGVNDLIEADANPGQSAQNIINAIDGLTEKGARHLVILTLPDITLAPAYNDQSLPDYAHYAAIKEQVKNQIYSFNQRLVFLVNLKKESVKHNGSHINIQLIDFSNFLNQQTGNYKNTTQPWLGTYQYPDPKRWMWWDAWHPMTDVHKNISGHLIKELRKIGYQFGSK; the protein is encoded by the coding sequence ATGAATATTCTGTGCCATTGTCTAATCATTATTTGTTTTTTATTCCCTTCTTATGTACTCGCCAATCCTGTTATCCATCATTTAATTGTATTTGGGGACAGCCTTTCAGATCAGGGTTACAGCAAATATGGTGGATTTAACCGGTATTCTAACGGACCCGTATGGCCAGAATACTTCATCCACAACTATCCTGGGCTGCAGTTAGAAGACTATGCCTGGGGAGGGGCAAAAACAGACAGTGGCAACTACAATGGTATGAACTGGTCTGGCTTACAATGGCAAATCGATCGCTATCACCCCGCTAATGATCCCTCCCATTCGTTGATTGTCATTTGGTGCGGTGTTAATGATTTAATTGAGGCAGATGCCAATCCAGGGCAATCGGCCCAAAATATCATTAACGCAATCGACGGATTAACTGAGAAAGGCGCGAGGCATCTTGTCATATTAACACTACCGGACATTACTCTGGCGCCTGCTTATAATGATCAGAGCCTGCCTGACTATGCGCATTATGCCGCAATAAAAGAACAGGTAAAAAACCAGATTTACAGCTTCAATCAACGCCTGGTTTTTCTGGTTAATTTAAAAAAAGAATCGGTTAAACATAACGGGAGTCACATCAACATCCAGTTAATTGATTTTTCCAACTTTCTAAATCAGCAAACTGGAAATTATAAAAACACCACTCAGCCATGGTTAGGTACCTACCAATATCCAGACCCTAAACGCTGGATGTGGTGGGATGCCTGGCATCCGATGACTGATGTCCACAAGAACATTTCAGGGCATTTAATAAAAGAACTCCGCAAAATAGGATATCAATTCGGGAGCAAATAA
- a CDS encoding helix-turn-helix domain-containing protein, with translation MNVYFSNGEGITEQCNEACAVSCGYKSVKEAIGKSIFDSPYVNNESNQICFNTNQDIIKSNRLKMIEERIYDQDGTGWQTLSIKLPWYDDNNKTIGIFGWSIVIGQQPLAESLTLLMKNGFVKPAVDLVDNYASVTGRQIGNIYFSKREFECLTLLTKGKSAPEMGKILGLSHRTIEQYLASCKLKLKVRTKSQLIDKVRAYFL, from the coding sequence ATGAATGTTTATTTTTCCAATGGCGAAGGAATTACTGAGCAATGTAATGAAGCTTGTGCTGTTTCCTGTGGCTATAAATCGGTTAAGGAAGCGATCGGTAAATCTATTTTTGACAGCCCTTATGTTAATAATGAATCTAATCAAATATGTTTTAATACCAACCAGGACATTATCAAATCGAATCGATTAAAAATGATCGAAGAGAGGATTTATGACCAGGACGGTACAGGATGGCAGACCTTATCAATCAAACTACCTTGGTATGATGACAACAATAAAACAATAGGAATATTTGGTTGGTCTATTGTTATTGGCCAGCAGCCTTTAGCAGAGTCTCTTACTTTGTTGATGAAGAATGGTTTTGTAAAACCAGCGGTGGATTTAGTGGATAATTATGCCTCAGTGACCGGAAGACAAATTGGTAATATTTATTTCTCAAAACGAGAGTTTGAATGTCTGACGCTTCTCACCAAAGGTAAATCAGCACCAGAAATGGGAAAAATATTGGGCTTGTCCCATCGAACAATAGAGCAATATCTGGCAAGCTGCAAATTAAAGCTTAAGGTAAGGACGAAATCGCAGCTGATTGATAAAGTTAGAGCTTATTTTTTATAG
- a CDS encoding ankyrin repeat domain-containing protein, whose product MPLLNVTIPEQFKCALTRQLMIKVYLAADGHYYDENVYNEYITSQGALRYSDHSHIVSPLTGQLLKPKPNDDFQQRQALGCSLQKQITDFLMTHNICSLQKFYTDLYKGNATPLQHLNYLSVYITYPYGGKSALIHAIENNFVQVFAELIQNVDALSEDESGLNVFHRVALQGNVLMMRILIAQSAQHVNCLSKNNKTPLYIAAYRQHSAMVSYLLSVGGDVTIRDYEGKSPLHVALDFEIYQDLLNAGAAVNSTDDLGNTPLHFVPHYTTDAKQCITLLLNRGANPLALNAAQKTPLEMAKEAGKPEHVQLMEGYQKPQGLPTSSDSMQYLINKVNMLETQLGQMHLLLQQLVAKEKSEKQPSSSTPTFFN is encoded by the coding sequence ATGCCTCTTTTAAATGTTACCATTCCCGAACAATTTAAATGCGCTCTAACTCGTCAACTAATGATAAAGGTATATCTGGCAGCAGATGGACATTATTATGACGAGAATGTCTATAACGAGTACATCACTTCACAAGGGGCTTTAAGGTATTCGGATCATAGTCACATTGTTAGTCCTCTTACTGGTCAGTTATTAAAGCCTAAACCGAACGATGATTTTCAACAGCGACAAGCATTGGGATGTTCTCTACAAAAACAAATCACTGACTTTCTAATGACACACAATATTTGTAGCCTGCAAAAATTTTATACTGACTTGTATAAGGGGAATGCAACCCCACTACAGCATTTGAATTATTTATCGGTTTATATTACCTATCCCTATGGTGGAAAGTCGGCTCTAATACATGCTATTGAGAATAATTTTGTCCAGGTTTTTGCCGAGCTCATTCAAAACGTGGATGCTCTATCAGAAGATGAATCGGGCTTAAATGTATTTCACCGTGTCGCGCTGCAAGGCAATGTCTTAATGATGAGAATACTCATTGCTCAGAGTGCACAACATGTCAATTGTTTATCAAAAAATAATAAAACCCCCCTTTATATCGCTGCATATAGGCAGCATAGCGCTATGGTTAGCTATTTGTTAAGTGTCGGTGGTGATGTAACCATTAGAGATTATGAGGGTAAATCTCCCCTGCATGTAGCTCTGGATTTTGAAATTTACCAAGATTTACTCAATGCTGGAGCAGCAGTCAATAGTACGGACGATTTAGGCAATACTCCTCTGCATTTTGTGCCTCATTATACAACTGACGCTAAACAATGTATTACGTTGTTATTAAATCGTGGCGCTAATCCTTTGGCGCTTAATGCCGCACAAAAAACACCTTTGGAGATGGCAAAAGAAGCGGGTAAACCAGAGCATGTTCAATTAATGGAAGGATATCAAAAACCGCAAGGGTTACCAACCTCTTCCGACTCCATGCAGTATTTAATAAACAAAGTGAACATGCTAGAAACTCAACTGGGACAAATGCATTTGTTGCTGCAGCAGTTAGTTGCAAAAGAAAAGAGTGAAAAGCAACCCAGTAGCTCTACGCCTACTTTCTTCAACTGA
- a CDS encoding IS256 family transposase, which translates to MKDCNLKQSSTPAVAKGFEDPLTEVLRQGAKELIRKAVEAELSEMLSAYSDVRLLDGRPAVVRNGYLPARQLQTGIGEVEVQVPKVRDRSGSGIHFSSQLLPPYLRRTKSMEELIPWLYLKGLSTGDYTEALSALVGESARGLSANTVSRLKEKWLDEHKEWQRQDLSDKRYVYWWADGIYSKVRMDDKVCLLVIIGVTESGVKELVAVNDGYRESAASWSEVLTDLRQRGLPTAPKLAVGDGALGFWSALGAIYPETRQQRCWVHKTANVLNKLPKSMQPKVKAALHEIWMASTKEEAYKAFDNTVELYSAKYPKAMECLAKDKEELLAFYDFPAEHWIHIRTTNPIESAFATVRLRTNKSRNCGSRDTTLAMVFKLMEVAQKRWIKIRGFNLLTLVVNNVKFVNGVQVNEQSNRVAA; encoded by the coding sequence ATGAAGGATTGTAATCTAAAGCAGTCATCGACACCAGCGGTAGCCAAGGGCTTTGAAGACCCGTTAACGGAGGTGTTGAGACAAGGAGCAAAAGAGTTGATAAGGAAAGCGGTTGAGGCCGAACTATCAGAGATGCTCTCAGCGTACTCAGACGTGCGTTTACTGGATGGTCGTCCAGCAGTAGTCAGGAATGGTTATCTCCCCGCGAGACAGCTTCAGACGGGGATAGGAGAAGTAGAGGTTCAAGTCCCGAAGGTACGAGATCGTAGCGGTTCAGGTATTCATTTTAGCAGTCAGTTGTTGCCGCCCTACTTGAGACGGACGAAGAGCATGGAAGAACTCATTCCTTGGCTGTATTTAAAAGGGTTATCAACAGGAGATTATACAGAAGCCTTATCCGCGTTAGTTGGCGAGAGTGCGCGCGGACTGTCAGCCAATACAGTGTCGCGATTAAAAGAAAAATGGCTTGATGAACACAAAGAGTGGCAACGCCAGGATTTAAGCGACAAACGCTATGTTTATTGGTGGGCTGATGGTATTTACAGCAAGGTTCGCATGGATGACAAGGTGTGCCTTCTAGTCATCATTGGTGTTACTGAGAGCGGGGTAAAAGAGCTTGTAGCGGTTAATGATGGGTATCGAGAGTCCGCAGCGAGCTGGAGTGAGGTGCTTACTGACCTGCGCCAACGAGGCCTTCCAACGGCTCCGAAGTTAGCCGTGGGGGATGGGGCATTGGGATTCTGGAGTGCCCTTGGAGCCATTTACCCTGAAACACGGCAACAGCGGTGCTGGGTGCACAAAACAGCGAATGTATTAAACAAGCTACCCAAATCGATGCAGCCAAAGGTAAAGGCCGCTTTGCATGAGATTTGGATGGCATCGACCAAAGAAGAGGCCTATAAGGCGTTTGATAATACGGTGGAGCTTTACAGCGCTAAGTACCCAAAAGCGATGGAGTGCCTGGCCAAGGACAAAGAGGAACTGTTGGCCTTCTACGATTTTCCGGCCGAACACTGGATTCACATACGGACAACCAATCCCATTGAATCTGCCTTCGCTACAGTGCGTCTGAGGACTAATAAGTCCAGAAACTGTGGCTCCAGAGACACCACCCTGGCAATGGTCTTTAAGCTCATGGAAGTGGCTCAAAAACGATGGATTAAAATTAGAGGGTTTAACCTATTAACATTAGTTGTTAATAATGTGAAATTTGTAAACGGAGTGCAAGTTAATGAGCAGTCAAACAGAGTGGCCGCCTAA
- a CDS encoding ankyrin repeat domain-containing protein, with the protein MFTQTPTNSLFEALRENDEGQFKKLLNISDPHAKYEGIPLLHLVVRNAGPKHLNALIESGINVNILSEQNMPASALQWITGMMYPNGFCWGWPRNYKSHENQITSIGIDGPRELDGFIGTAHAIMINISTILISHGAAIDFYSACALGYLDGVKKHLAGNPDLLFIPGPDGASALAWAARRAQNQVISLLLELGADINQLNSESSLTPLEEAVQFHGTKETLNLLFAKGAWLRRGIIGACCKNRIEIIDYLLSCVSSPSDLIEASDIKAIQSTTTYVDMLNVFAKHRISLTKIDKEITSSGLERPLIFDGCTNNIGLLRLLISMGCNINAGFPRQFVTGQDRENNKLNGATPLCFLFLHLQTKTTEKEKLKLLHKMALLFLNGSEVSPAHAHQPHPINDLSAIDLISFLICIYDEIKQSQINRTEAFSKLSRDSISLLEDKIEQALITTGDSGIRGKLEYLGSCCRFPSLLTLCIRTLTKYNLFKETQKSNVPDELAEQLTISC; encoded by the coding sequence ATGTTCACCCAAACACCCACAAATAGTCTATTTGAAGCCTTGCGCGAGAATGATGAGGGACAATTCAAAAAGCTTTTGAATATTAGTGATCCCCATGCAAAATATGAAGGCATCCCATTATTGCATTTAGTGGTGCGCAATGCGGGCCCTAAACACCTTAATGCCTTAATTGAGTCTGGAATTAACGTTAATATTCTTTCAGAGCAAAATATGCCTGCAAGCGCTTTGCAGTGGATAACCGGCATGATGTATCCAAATGGTTTTTGCTGGGGATGGCCTCGAAATTATAAGTCTCATGAAAATCAAATTACCTCCATAGGCATAGATGGTCCGCGAGAGCTAGATGGATTTATTGGAACAGCTCATGCAATTATGATTAATATTTCAACAATATTAATATCGCATGGTGCTGCTATAGATTTCTACAGTGCCTGTGCATTAGGTTATCTAGATGGTGTGAAAAAACATTTAGCGGGTAATCCTGATTTGCTTTTTATCCCCGGACCTGATGGCGCCTCAGCATTAGCATGGGCCGCACGCCGAGCACAAAATCAGGTCATATCCTTATTACTTGAGTTAGGTGCTGATATCAATCAACTTAACTCTGAGTCTTCTTTAACCCCCTTGGAAGAAGCAGTTCAATTTCATGGCACAAAAGAAACACTAAACCTTCTTTTTGCGAAAGGAGCATGGCTTAGGAGAGGTATTATTGGCGCTTGCTGTAAAAACCGCATTGAAATAATTGATTATTTACTCAGTTGCGTAAGCAGCCCCTCTGACTTGATAGAAGCAAGCGATATAAAAGCGATTCAATCAACTACAACCTACGTGGATATGTTGAACGTCTTTGCAAAACATCGTATATCTTTGACTAAAATCGATAAAGAAATTACTTCATCAGGTTTGGAACGGCCATTAATTTTTGATGGCTGCACAAATAATATAGGCTTATTAAGACTGTTAATTTCAATGGGTTGCAATATTAACGCTGGTTTTCCTAGGCAATTTGTTACAGGCCAAGATAGAGAAAATAATAAGTTAAACGGTGCAACCCCGTTGTGTTTTCTTTTTTTACATCTCCAAACTAAAACAACAGAAAAAGAGAAATTAAAATTATTACACAAAATGGCTTTATTATTTCTTAATGGCTCAGAGGTTAGTCCAGCACACGCCCATCAGCCGCATCCAATTAATGATTTATCTGCAATTGATTTAATCAGTTTTTTAATATGTATTTATGATGAGATAAAACAATCTCAAATAAACAGAACAGAGGCATTCTCTAAACTAAGTCGTGATTCAATTTCGTTATTAGAAGACAAAATAGAGCAAGCATTAATAACTACGGGGGATAGCGGTATTCGGGGTAAATTGGAATACCTTGGTTCCTGTTGCCGATTTCCTAGCTTATTGACACTTTGTATACGTACTCTTACCAAATATAATTTATTCAAAGAAACACAAAAATCAAATGTACCTGATGAGTTGGCAGAACAGTTAACCATAAGTTGTTAA
- a CDS encoding ankyrin repeat domain-containing protein: MLIDNMNPNYALMHLMKFPLQRMFQFFVDGSMHSKEAGECGFESREPGCMSAFYNAFNFALENLDQELSLEIIFKIHSLASENVSGDFGVISTGEFRDGPMKPFRVPSERFTASGIISFMNTAAETAIGELSGYSKRGRSLDFNSRDKHTLELVAENAIEPNVYFLPPFERQTDIYARATFLLNQLNSDLAKARAESNNDNIIKAIVHFVRYMELLHPFNDANGRVFVNIVLNFLLIKNNFLPATFYEPNVFDLYSDEELVNVVKDGMSHTLFVIKNPDKPLFNYTAPSKSDECIETIKDTIARGCIDHKMDALVDTHFSELESYFDSAWDKKFNLHRFSATGDVTKFETLPDKECMCMVIAPQSVAPLYKGLAPLHVACKMNHPEIAAALIRINPEAVNQKDYYGNTPLYYAIQSKNLSLVQLLLESGAAELKVKNLKAESPLEWAAQYLGPDAFN; encoded by the coding sequence ATGTTAATAGATAATATGAACCCAAATTACGCATTAATGCATTTAATGAAATTTCCTCTTCAACGTATGTTTCAATTCTTTGTTGATGGCTCTATGCATTCAAAGGAAGCAGGGGAGTGTGGCTTTGAAAGTCGAGAGCCAGGTTGTATGTCTGCTTTTTATAACGCTTTCAATTTTGCACTGGAAAATTTAGATCAAGAGCTGAGTCTAGAAATTATTTTCAAAATACATTCTTTGGCTTCTGAAAATGTATCCGGCGATTTTGGAGTAATAAGCACGGGGGAATTTAGAGACGGACCTATGAAACCGTTTCGTGTTCCATCTGAACGGTTTACAGCGTCCGGGATTATTTCTTTCATGAATACAGCTGCAGAAACAGCAATTGGAGAGCTTAGTGGGTATTCAAAACGAGGACGCTCATTAGATTTTAATTCAAGAGATAAGCATACTCTGGAGCTTGTTGCTGAAAATGCAATCGAACCCAATGTATACTTTTTACCACCATTTGAAAGGCAAACTGACATCTATGCTAGGGCAACGTTTCTTTTGAATCAACTTAACAGTGATTTAGCAAAGGCTAGAGCAGAAAGTAATAATGATAATATTATTAAAGCGATTGTTCATTTTGTTAGATACATGGAGTTGTTACACCCTTTCAATGATGCTAATGGCAGAGTTTTTGTTAATATAGTTCTCAATTTCTTGTTGATAAAAAACAATTTTTTGCCAGCAACTTTCTATGAACCAAATGTTTTTGATTTATATTCAGACGAGGAACTAGTAAATGTAGTAAAAGATGGTATGAGCCATACATTATTTGTAATAAAGAACCCGGATAAGCCCTTATTTAATTATACAGCCCCTTCAAAATCTGATGAATGTATCGAAACTATTAAGGACACCATTGCCCGTGGCTGTATTGACCATAAAATGGACGCATTAGTAGATACACATTTTTCAGAGCTTGAGTCTTATTTTGATAGTGCATGGGATAAGAAGTTTAATCTTCACCGATTTAGCGCAACCGGAGATGTAACAAAATTTGAAACGCTTCCTGATAAAGAGTGTATGTGTATGGTAATAGCTCCTCAATCAGTTGCACCGCTTTACAAGGGATTAGCACCATTACATGTTGCCTGTAAAATGAATCATCCCGAAATTGCCGCCGCACTGATAAGGATAAACCCAGAAGCAGTAAACCAAAAAGATTACTACGGGAATACTCCATTGTATTATGCAATACAGTCTAAAAATTTATCATTAGTTCAGCTCTTATTGGAAAGTGGTGCTGCCGAATTAAAGGTAAAGAATTTGAAAGCTGAATCCCCATTGGAATGGGCAGCCCAATATCTGGGACCTGATGCGTTTAATTAG
- a CDS encoding alpha/beta fold hydrolase, with amino-acid sequence MTGYLLKQKLKIKQGYEIYCQVTGNKADGRPYVLLIPGGPGFTHVAMEELAESLTKTSKKAGRQPPHFILFDPLHCGRSDKAKNFEAEFNVENYAEIAAQVVEAVQEKLNLSKMDLRLMGRSFGSMTAMSMPPCRPQWINDPDSTIRLNQLVSIVGPISHHAIEQSTTYVEQNYTYRTDFEELKFSVNKLMTGTIQNALDYQQHIACGLAPLYADKYENLKEERVGQLMMNHPDLTRNLLWCFSWVSPSCAEMYDSLTGCSLDVLNYFFSHHFNQFNLLEKISAHKGLYQALPICCVSGSRDYVAEPRINASLLYEQLPESLTEINFDSKHSISADHPDVYPELLELLVRGKLSEDYLERHSQGNKKAIDSYNLAHTFMEQAEAIRQLQPEVKASKPQITKNSRIHFFGYQEPLVDVSDILTHGQEHETQKENTFTN; translated from the coding sequence ATGACAGGCTATTTGCTCAAACAGAAATTAAAAATCAAACAAGGCTATGAAATTTATTGCCAGGTTACAGGCAATAAAGCAGATGGCAGGCCCTATGTTCTGCTTATTCCTGGCGGACCAGGATTTACTCATGTTGCTATGGAAGAACTGGCTGAAAGCTTGACCAAGACAAGTAAAAAAGCAGGCCGCCAACCTCCGCATTTTATATTATTTGACCCTTTACATTGTGGCCGAAGTGATAAGGCAAAGAATTTTGAGGCTGAGTTTAATGTTGAAAATTATGCTGAAATTGCTGCCCAGGTCGTGGAGGCCGTACAAGAAAAATTAAATCTTTCAAAAATGGATTTGCGTTTAATGGGACGTTCTTTCGGTAGTATGACGGCAATGTCGATGCCTCCCTGTCGGCCTCAGTGGATAAATGATCCAGACTCAACCATTAGATTAAATCAACTTGTCTCTATTGTTGGTCCAATAAGTCATCACGCAATTGAACAAAGTACTACTTATGTTGAGCAGAATTATACCTATCGCACCGATTTCGAGGAATTAAAATTCTCAGTTAATAAGCTCATGACAGGCACTATTCAAAACGCATTGGATTATCAACAACATATTGCCTGCGGCTTGGCTCCCTTATATGCAGATAAATATGAAAACCTGAAAGAAGAGCGGGTTGGCCAATTGATGATGAATCACCCTGATTTAACCCGCAATCTCTTATGGTGTTTCAGTTGGGTTTCCCCCTCTTGTGCAGAAATGTATGATTCATTAACCGGTTGTTCTCTGGATGTGCTTAATTACTTTTTCAGTCATCACTTCAATCAATTTAATTTACTGGAGAAAATTTCTGCACATAAAGGGCTATACCAGGCTTTGCCTATTTGCTGTGTTTCTGGGTCGAGAGACTATGTCGCAGAACCGCGCATAAATGCTAGTTTATTGTACGAACAATTACCTGAGTCATTAACTGAGATCAATTTTGATAGTAAACACAGTATTAGCGCTGACCATCCAGACGTTTATCCCGAATTGCTTGAGTTATTAGTGCGTGGCAAATTATCAGAAGATTATTTAGAACGTCATAGCCAAGGTAATAAAAAAGCCATCGATAGCTATAACCTTGCCCACACATTTATGGAGCAAGCTGAGGCTATTCGACAGCTTCAACCAGAAGTAAAGGCATCTAAACCTCAAATCACGAAGAATTCTCGCATTCATTTTTTTGGTTATCAGGAGCCTTTAGTCGATGTCAGCGACATCCTTACTCATGGGCAGGAACATGAAACTCAGAAAGAAAATACTTTTACTAATTAA
- a CDS encoding helix-turn-helix transcriptional regulator, with the protein MMNHNRKIQLHPTLNFQEDIQVICRPLEVLGITYFAHVKVIGSKFSAISNNPALIEHYLQQHYYNVDIHTANSTYLGSYVLWDGITRYGLSEKMHIEAGQFGVLHTFSIIEKEENVYQFFHFATNKPGTAINQVYLSQLDFLKLFILYFKDTMKSNKHLNKAYELEFTLNKDVPGFSFNEEDYKLIIPNFELKKFNFPQCTKPLTKREISILKALHAGNTISQIAHVNNIAEITVNKTIANIKEKTNCKTHFQLGEFFARHFSSIKLL; encoded by the coding sequence ATGATGAATCATAATAGAAAAATTCAGTTGCATCCTACATTGAATTTTCAAGAGGATATTCAGGTCATTTGTAGACCATTAGAGGTACTGGGCATTACCTACTTTGCGCATGTTAAAGTTATTGGGAGTAAGTTTTCAGCTATCAGCAACAATCCAGCACTTATTGAACATTATTTACAGCAACATTATTACAATGTTGATATTCATACCGCGAATTCAACCTACTTAGGCTCGTATGTGCTGTGGGATGGCATTACCCGTTATGGATTAAGTGAAAAAATGCATATTGAAGCGGGTCAATTTGGGGTATTACATACTTTTTCTATTATAGAAAAAGAAGAAAATGTTTATCAATTTTTTCATTTTGCTACCAATAAGCCAGGTACCGCAATTAATCAGGTTTATTTAAGCCAATTAGATTTCTTAAAATTATTTATACTCTATTTTAAAGATACAATGAAGTCTAACAAACACTTGAATAAAGCCTATGAATTAGAATTCACCTTAAATAAGGATGTGCCAGGTTTTTCATTTAATGAAGAAGATTATAAACTCATAATACCTAATTTTGAATTAAAGAAATTTAACTTTCCTCAATGCACTAAACCCTTAACGAAACGTGAAATTTCGATCCTAAAAGCACTGCATGCAGGCAATACTATTAGCCAAATCGCTCATGTGAATAATATTGCTGAGATTACGGTGAATAAAACAATTGCCAACATCAAAGAGAAAACCAATTGTAAAACACATTTTCAATTAGGTGAGTTTTTCGCCCGTCATTTTTCTTCGATTAAATTATTATAA
- a CDS encoding ankyrin repeat domain-containing protein yields the protein METLNEEFGSYNCPILSALKGRATQSFRFLLSSVFPKRNMPFSLFESYLSGIAKHDDYQLFEFALSYTDLSTKSNPIDFDILAEIFFKNHRDYRIPNRLIELEANIANITDGSGYSLASWAAAYGLKEVVIMLVEEAGCDPLHNTDGETPLSLAVRNNRLDLIKYFVESLKIDVDYTPNPITKKNVQNPFFWFSNSIPDSKPLSPLATAVHYGKKESVQLLLELGARVTEQVKDTLSECLENQCDIKQLIESKQMAPE from the coding sequence ATGGAAACATTAAATGAGGAGTTCGGTTCTTATAATTGCCCAATACTATCGGCATTAAAAGGAAGAGCTACTCAATCATTTCGGTTTTTATTGAGTAGTGTATTCCCAAAAAGAAACATGCCATTTTCTCTTTTTGAAAGCTATCTGTCCGGGATAGCCAAGCATGATGACTATCAACTTTTTGAGTTTGCATTAAGCTATACTGATTTGAGCACTAAATCAAATCCAATTGATTTTGATATTCTTGCGGAGATATTTTTTAAAAACCATAGAGATTATCGAATACCCAACCGACTAATAGAATTAGAAGCTAATATTGCAAATATTACAGACGGTTCGGGGTATTCTCTTGCTTCTTGGGCTGCTGCATACGGTTTAAAAGAAGTTGTTATTATGCTAGTAGAGGAGGCAGGATGTGACCCACTTCATAATACTGATGGAGAAACACCCTTAAGTTTGGCTGTGCGGAATAACAGACTAGATCTTATAAAATATTTTGTAGAGAGTCTAAAAATAGATGTTGATTACACTCCCAATCCAATAACAAAAAAAAACGTGCAAAATCCATTTTTTTGGTTCTCCAATTCCATCCCGGACTCTAAGCCCTTATCACCTTTGGCTACTGCTGTTCATTATGGGAAAAAAGAATCAGTGCAATTATTGCTTGAGCTAGGGGCTAGAGTCACTGAGCAAGTCAAAGATACTTTATCTGAATGCTTAGAAAACCAATGTGATATTAAACAATTAATTGAATCTAAACAGATGGCGCCAGAGTAA